A genomic window from Equus caballus isolate H_3958 breed thoroughbred chromosome 5, TB-T2T, whole genome shotgun sequence includes:
- the LOC138924189 gene encoding putative uncharacterized protein ASB16-AS1 gives MSYLRAKDLEADLCFNSGSASYPRAWPGGTPGSLASAEAARAGGLAVAAARGAGPREESLRSRPRAWGPPARREPGPEEGRAGAVPASRSLHKSPQPRGRAGKCAEPGRGVVAPDASLARAALSSRAWSPRRPLLPRGRCPRCAWPRRRERAAPARCHPVPGRRLPPAEPAMVAARAPALQPGAP, from the exons aTGTCGTATTTAAGAGCAAAAGACTTGGAGGCAGACTTGTGCTTCAATTCTGGATCTGCGTCCTATCCCCGGG CCTGGCCGGGTGGGACCCCGGGGTCCCTCGCGTCGGCGGAGGCGGCGAGAGCTGGGGGCCTCGCTGTCGCCGCCGCGAGGGGGGCCGGGCCCCGAGAGGAGAGCCTGCGCTCCCGGCCCCGCGCCTGGGGGCCGCCGGCGAGGCGGGAGCCGGGGCcggaggaggggcgggcgggcgcTGTCCCCGCCTCCCGCTCCCTCCATAAATCACCGCAGCCGCGGGGCCGCGCCGGGAAGTGCGCGGAGCCGGGGCGCGGCGTGGTGGCCCCGGACGCCTCCCTCGCCCGCGCCGCGCTTTCTTCCAGGGCTTGGAGCCCTCGGCGCCCGCTCCTCCCGCGGGGCCGCTGCCCGCGCTGCGCCTGGCCTCGGAGGCGAGAGCGCGCCGCGCCGGCCCGCTGTCACCCGGTCCCGGGCCGCCGCCTCCCGCCCGCCGAGCCCGCGATGGTGGCCGCCCGCGCTCCCGCGCTGCAGCCGGGCGCCCCCTAA